In the genome of Gemmatimonadota bacterium, one region contains:
- a CDS encoding DNA polymerase ligase N-terminal domain-containing protein, with translation MAVRKKTGRKTASKTASKTASKTASKTARKTASKSASKTAAKKAPSAAEQLTEYQRKRDFEKTMEPSGASTRARKSSRSAAAKKLQFVIQKHAATQLHYDLRLEIDGVMKSWAVPKGPSADPGVKRLAMQVEDHPVEYNSFEGTIPSGEYGGGTVMLWDNGTYEIENPPDDDMNSAARDQYERGELKINFHGKRIKGSYALVRTRGFGRSASKPSWLLIKHRDEDAHPESESILTTKYVKSVTTNRTMDEIADGTRVWHSSR, from the coding sequence ATGGCCGTTCGCAAGAAGACCGGGCGCAAAACTGCGAGCAAGACTGCGAGCAAGACTGCAAGCAAGACTGCAAGCAAAACTGCACGCAAGACTGCAAGCAAATCCGCGAGCAAGACCGCGGCGAAGAAAGCGCCGAGCGCCGCCGAGCAGCTGACGGAATACCAGCGCAAACGCGACTTCGAGAAAACAATGGAGCCTTCGGGCGCATCGACGCGCGCGCGAAAGTCTTCTCGTTCCGCCGCCGCTAAGAAGCTCCAGTTCGTGATTCAGAAGCACGCCGCCACTCAACTTCATTACGACCTTCGACTCGAGATCGACGGAGTGATGAAGAGTTGGGCCGTGCCCAAAGGCCCATCCGCCGATCCCGGCGTGAAACGTCTCGCAATGCAGGTCGAGGATCACCCCGTCGAGTACAACAGCTTCGAGGGAACGATCCCATCTGGCGAGTACGGCGGCGGCACTGTGATGCTGTGGGACAACGGCACGTACGAGATCGAGAATCCACCTGACGACGACATGAACTCCGCCGCGCGCGATCAGTACGAGCGCGGCGAGCTCAAGATCAACTTCCACGGAAAACGCATCAAGGGATCCTACGCACTCGTGCGTACGCGCGGCTTCGGTAGAAGCGCATCGAAACCATCATGGCTTCTCATCAAGCACCGCGACGAAGACGCGCATCCCGAAAGCGAATCGATACTCACCACGAAGTATGTGAAGTCGGTGACGACAAACCGCACCATGGACGAGATAGCCGACGGCACGCGCGTCTGGCATTCATCACGCTGA
- a CDS encoding PIN domain-containing protein, giving the protein MTQGSKSGVAYVDTSCLVAVALGERGASALDRRLSTFGELVSSNLLEAELRATLTCEGVVLDPGFLADMSWVLPARPLSAEIERVVAAGYIRGADCWHLAVALYIADDPAEITFLTLDNKQREVARLLGFGI; this is encoded by the coding sequence ATGACGCAAGGAAGCAAGTCCGGAGTCGCCTACGTCGACACGTCGTGTCTGGTAGCGGTTGCTCTGGGTGAGCGTGGCGCGTCCGCACTCGACCGTCGGCTGAGTACATTCGGCGAGCTCGTCTCTTCCAACCTGCTCGAAGCTGAATTGCGGGCCACGTTGACGTGCGAAGGCGTCGTTCTGGATCCGGGCTTTCTCGCGGACATGTCGTGGGTGCTTCCTGCCCGTCCGCTGAGTGCGGAGATCGAGCGCGTAGTGGCCGCTGGCTACATACGGGGCGCCGATTGCTGGCATCTGGCAGTGGCGTTGTACATCGCGGATGATCCTGCCGAAATCACCTTCCTCACCCTGGACAACAAACAGCGCGAGGTTGCGCGGTTGCTGGGCTTTGGTATCTGA